From the genome of Canis lupus baileyi chromosome 32, mCanLup2.hap1, whole genome shotgun sequence, one region includes:
- the DUOXA2 gene encoding dual oxidase maturation factor 2 isoform X2 yields MTLWNGELSFYPQPRHAPGFSVPLLIVILVFLALAASFLLILPGIRGHSRWFWLVRVLLSLFIGAEIVAVNFSAQWSVGGINTNTSYKAFSAARVSAHVGLHIGLEGINITLTGTPVHQLNETIDYNEHFKWRLGENYAAEYWDALEKGLPDPVLYLAEKFTPSSPCGLYRQYRLAGHFASAALCVPLCPLRLGSSTLTTHYGAAFWVTLATGILCLLLGVAVVSLHYSRPSALRTFLDQSVKNYGSQVKGSLPLILNNPLHKQFGALDLTTSTNL; encoded by the exons ATGACTCTGTGGAATGGCGAGCTGTCTTTCTACCCCCAACCCCGGCATGCCCCTGGCTTCAGCGTCCCATTGCTCATCGTCATTCTGGTGTTCTTGGCCTTGGCTGCCAGCTTCCTGCTCATCTTGCCTGGGATCCGTGGTCACTCG CGCTGGTTCTGGCTGGTGAGAGTTCTTCTCAGTCTGTTCATAGGCGCAGAAATTGTGG ccgTGAACTTCAGCGCACAGTGGTCAGTGGGAGGGATTAACACCAACACATCCTACAAGGCGTTCAGTGCAGCACGAGTCAGCGCTCACGTTGGTCTGCACATCGGCCTGGAGGGGATTAATATCACACTCACAG GGACCCCAGTGCATCAGCTGAACGAGACCATCGACTACAACGAGCACTTCAAGTGGCGTCTGGGTGAGAACTACGCCGCGGAGTACTGGGACGCCCTGGAGAAGGGGCTGCCCGATCCAGTTCTCTACCTGGCCGAGAAGTTCACCCCGAGCAGCCCCTGCGGGCTGTACCGCCAGTACCGCCTGGCGGGCCACTTCGCCTCCGCCGCGCTGTG CGTGCCGCTCTGCCCGCTCCGCCTCGGCTCCTCCACGCTCACCACTCACTACGGTGCCGCCTTCTGGGTCACCCTGGCCACGG GCATCCTGTGCCTCCTCCTCGGAGTGGCCGTGGTGAGTCTCCACTACTCTCGGCCCAGCGCTCTTCGCACCTTCTTGGACCAAAGTGTCAAGAACTATGGTAGCCAGGTGAAAGGGAGCTTGCCTCTCATCCTCAACAACCCACTACATAAGCAATTTGGAGCCCTGGACTTAACGACCAGTACTAACCTTTGA
- the DUOXA2 gene encoding dual oxidase maturation factor 2 isoform X1: MTLWNGELSFYPQPRHAPGFSVPLLIVILVFLALAASFLLILPGIRGHSRWFWLVRVLLSLFIGAEIVAVNFSAQWSVGGINTNTSYKAFSAARVSAHVGLHIGLEGINITLTGTPVHQLNETIDYNEHFKWRLGENYAAEYWDALEKGLPDPVLYLAEKFTPSSPCGLYRQYRLAGHFASAALWVAFCFWLLSNALLSMPVPLHGGLALLTAGAFALFSTFAFASISSVPLCPLRLGSSTLTTHYGAAFWVTLATGILCLLLGVAVVSLHYSRPSALRTFLDQSVKNYGSQVKGSLPLILNNPLHKQFGALDLTTSTNL; encoded by the exons ATGACTCTGTGGAATGGCGAGCTGTCTTTCTACCCCCAACCCCGGCATGCCCCTGGCTTCAGCGTCCCATTGCTCATCGTCATTCTGGTGTTCTTGGCCTTGGCTGCCAGCTTCCTGCTCATCTTGCCTGGGATCCGTGGTCACTCG CGCTGGTTCTGGCTGGTGAGAGTTCTTCTCAGTCTGTTCATAGGCGCAGAAATTGTGG ccgTGAACTTCAGCGCACAGTGGTCAGTGGGAGGGATTAACACCAACACATCCTACAAGGCGTTCAGTGCAGCACGAGTCAGCGCTCACGTTGGTCTGCACATCGGCCTGGAGGGGATTAATATCACACTCACAG GGACCCCAGTGCATCAGCTGAACGAGACCATCGACTACAACGAGCACTTCAAGTGGCGTCTGGGTGAGAACTACGCCGCGGAGTACTGGGACGCCCTGGAGAAGGGGCTGCCCGATCCAGTTCTCTACCTGGCCGAGAAGTTCACCCCGAGCAGCCCCTGCGGGCTGTACCGCCAGTACCGCCTGGCGGGCCACTTCGCCTCCGCCGCGCTGTG GGTGGCGTTCTGCTTCTGGCTCCTCTCCAACGCGCTGCTCTCCATGCCCGTCCCGCTCCACGGGGGCCTGGCGCTCCTGACCGCCGGCGCCTTCGCGCTCTTCTCTACCTTCGCCTTCGCCTCCATCTCCAGCGTGCCGCTCTGCCCGCTCCGCCTCGGCTCCTCCACGCTCACCACTCACTACGGTGCCGCCTTCTGGGTCACCCTGGCCACGG GCATCCTGTGCCTCCTCCTCGGAGTGGCCGTGGTGAGTCTCCACTACTCTCGGCCCAGCGCTCTTCGCACCTTCTTGGACCAAAGTGTCAAGAACTATGGTAGCCAGGTGAAAGGGAGCTTGCCTCTCATCCTCAACAACCCACTACATAAGCAATTTGGAGCCCTGGACTTAACGACCAGTACTAACCTTTGA
- the DUOXA1 gene encoding dual oxidase maturation factor 1 produces the protein MATLGHTFPFYTGHKPIFPMDTTLAVIIAIFLTALVTFIIILPGIRGKMRLFWLLRVVTSLFIGAVILAVNFSSEWFVGQVSTNTSYKAFSSEWIRADVGLQVGLGGVNITLTGTPVQQLNETINYNEEFTWRLGENYAEEYAKGLEKGLPDPVLYLAEKFTPNSPCGLHGQYRLAGHYTSAMLWVAFLCWLLANVMLSMPVLVYGGHMLLATGIFQMLGLLFFSTATSLTPSCPLRLGTASLHTHHGPAFWITLTTGLLCVLLGLAMAVAHRIHPQRLKAFFNQSTGEDPALEWNPEEGGLLSPRYRSTAESPEPQDIPLSEASSEACCKEKHPTEPDCAL, from the exons ATGGCTACTCTGGGACACACTTTCCCCTTCTATACTGGTCACAAGCCAATCTTCCCAATGGACACCACCTTGGCCGTCATCATTGCCATCTTTCTGACTGCACTGGTCACCTTCATCATCATCCTGCCTGGCATTCGAGGCAAGATG AGGCTGTTCTGGCTGCTGCGGGTGGTGACCAGCTTATTCATCGGGGCTGTGATCCTGG CTGTGAATTTCAGTTCGGAGTGGTTCGTGGGCCAGGTCAGCACCAACACATCATACAAAGCCTTCAGTTCTGAATGGATCCGCGCAGATGTTGGGCTCCAGGTTGGTCTGGGAGGAGTCAACATTACACTCACAG GAACCCCAGTGCAGCAGCTGAATGAGACCATCAATTACAACGAGGAGTTCACCTGGCGCCTGGGTGAAAACTATGCTGAGGAGTATGCAAAGGGACTGGAGAAGGGGCTACCAGACCCTGTGCTCTACCTCGCTGAGAAGTTCACCCCCAACAGCCCGTGTGGTCTGCATGGCCAGTACCGCCTGGCAGGACACTACACCTCAGCCATGCTCTG GGTGGCATTCCTCTGCTGGCTGCTGGCCAATGTGATGCTGTCCATGCCTGTGCTGGTCTACGGTGGCCACATGCTGCTGGCCACAGGCATCTTCCAGATGCTGGGACTGCTCTTCTTTTCCACCGCCACATCACTCACACCATCCTGTCCCCTGCGCCTGGGCACTGCTTCGCTGCACACTCACCATGGGCCTGCCTTCTGGATCACACTGACCACAG GACTACTTTGTGTGCTGCTTGGCCTGGCCATGGCAGTGGCCCACAGGATACATCCCCAAAGGCTGAAGGCTTTCTTCAACCAGAGTACGGGGGAGGATCCTGCACTGGAGTGGAATCCCGAGGAAGGGGGACTCCTGAGCCCCCGATACCGGTCCACAGCTGAGAGTCCTGAGCCCCAGGACATTCCTCTGTCAGAGGCTTCCTCTGAGGCATGCTGTAAGGAGAAGCATCCCACAGAGCCTGACTGTGCCCTATAA